From the genome of Larimichthys crocea isolate SSNF unplaced genomic scaffold, L_crocea_2.0 scaffold39611, whole genome shotgun sequence:
tttgtttttgcaaatgattatgtaaaacaaacaacaacagcatgaaTTTATTCAAAGTTTGATTACACAAAAATAGAAATCTTAAAACAGATCCTATGTCCACTGGCTATAGTCCCCCTTGAGGTGCATATACGAGCCACTGAATAACAGGAATGTGTTCTAATTTCCCATGCAGGATAATAGTTAGTTGTGTAAGCCCTTTTAAAAGCAGTGTAAGAACGGGAATAGGCCAGTCCTTCCAATTATGGGCAGGATAAAACCTAATATGAGACAGTACAGATTCAGGTTAAGCAGGTACAGCAAGCGTTTCGAAATGCTCATTAGACGACCTTTTGGTATCTGGGTTgataactctgtttttaatggaGGCTGCTAATACTGCAGTCAATATAAGaccacatttatttcatttccaaGCCCAATAACAGGTAACGTAGGTGatagttttttagttttagttaacATGGCCCACAGTTAAAGCCTCATTATATAGAAATGATTCACAGCAATGCACACGTCTGCTACCTATTTTTGACAGAGTAGTGACTCCATTCTTTCCATCAGTTCCTCCGGTGTATTTCccacaggagctgcagcagtaaTGAGAGAGGGGTGGAAAGCAGCATTGACAAATACATTGGATGCTCCTCTTGACTGTGAGCTTATCACCCGAAGAACACGGTATGTCATAATAGTCAGTGGTGCTGATGGAGTGCCTTTCTTATCAGATAAGGTCATCGGACTCTTTGGTTGAACTTTCTAAGGGTACAGTGGGTAATAGTGGATGCAGGCAGCTAGTGCAGATTGTTGATTAGACTGTGTCTAATCAttacaaaatgagaaaacaaagaatttCTGTATGAAGTTCAATTAGATATGCTTACTGTGTATGAAGTTCATTCATTATCAGACAAAGACCCATCCCTCACTCTTTAAAGAAAGTTTTGGTGttgagtttttattatttgataatGACAAAATTTCTGTTTATGGGCTGTAAGATAAAACAGCCTTAGGTTTTGACATTCAGGTTCAGTGGCCCAGAGtatattgattaattatttatctcAACTAAAGTAACCCTATCTGTTTGAAAAGACAGGTAAGCTAAAGACTCAATCAATCATCTTAACACAGGAACACTTTTCCTCTAAACAATCAGATAGTTGAACATATGTCTTGTCAATGTACTTACACACAAGTATGGTGATTATATTCATGCTTATAGGTGATGTGACACTCAGTCTTTACAGCACCTTATGAAACCCCACAGGCATCTATCAGGTCCTTGTCTACACCTACAGAAAGATAAATGAGTAAACATGCAGAAACTATAATGAGCCACTTCCTGTGCATTCTGTGGTTTCTTTTGACACAGCCCCCTATCTGTCAACATACTGCATCATTTATCAATCTAAAGGAtcttaatttagttttttagttttatgaaaAATCAGTGGCTACTAACAGATAGCAGAATTTATCGGGCTTCAATCTACCTCCCTTTCAGTCTGCACGCTGCAGCGCCAGAAGACCTAACTTACTTTATCACATCTGTTTGTGATAAAGTCAGTTACGTTTGTGAGGTTTGTGAGATGGCCAAATGTAATCTCACAAACCCTAtaactcagagagagaaaggtaaaAAGTTCAGCAGAACCTCTCACCATTTTCCCCAGAGAGATCgtaaatacaaaatgtttagtCTTCACGCAGAGAGAGGTCATTGCAAATTCTTACatagacatacacatacacttcACATTCAATTGCAACCTTAGGAGAGACCAAGGAGATACTATGAAATGCTTATAACGCTTATAAGAAAATATACCACAGCTGAAAAGTGTGGGATCGATAATGTCtatcttattttaaaaagtcttttctaACCCTTATGTCTGTGACCCCTCACAAAAAAGTGTGTAGTCTGGATTCTTTCAGATATATTTCTGAGCCATTTCCACTCCAAACTTCTCAGATTATTAGCTAGtataagttatttatttaggtTATAATTCCATTAACATAAGATTTACATGTTTGAACAATGGAAACAAATATGTCTGATTAAATATGAGACCAGAAAAGATTTGTTTTCTACATTgtttaatacaaaatacaatCAACCAGTGCAACAACATTATGTTCATTgtggaaaacaaactgtaattaTACAAAATGGCAGAAACACCTACTCTAATATATTCCAAATATTAACATGGTCTTGCTTTCATTAAATGtgacagagaacaaaacaggGGTGCATTGCAGATATGCATTTAACTGAAAGTAGGATCAGGGGAGCATGGGGTCGTTTTGTCAGGCATGGCATATAGACACTCTGTTCTTGTTCTCACAGGTAGATCATCTGTGGGTGAGACGGGCACACTTAAATAATGTGATCTGTTTATAGGCACTTGTGAATCTTTTCTTGGTTGTGTCATCTCTTTTTCTGTTAACTGGTTCTCCTGCCACAATTAGTTCCTTTGAGTCAGAAAGTTTGCCACAAAATTCTATTCACATCAGCCCTGCTGTTACAAAATAAAGATGTGGTTTTCCTGTAACCCGCACTGAACCAACATAGCACCATTCTACTCTAATGCCTTTAACatatgtttaattgttttttttattcttattttattgttcttttattttgttattaagcTTTGTAcgcaaaaataaacataaaaacaacaacaacaaatggtACCTTTGGTGAAAGACTACTTACAATGTCAGTTGTGCTTTGCTCACTATGTATGAGAACCTTTCATTATAATGATAACTACACTTTTTACAGTACCTTTAGCACCCAAAGTTTGTCAGTTGACACACTTCTATGTCATCGTAGTCATCTGCATCTAGAAATCAAAGTCATCTATATGACCATCAAGCAATAAAAACTACTGCTAAAACACAAAGTAGTTCATCACTTACCTGCACAAGAATACACTCCCTCCTCAGCAGACACAGCGTTCTGATACCTGAATATGGaaaattaacaataataataataattgtacaTACCATAAACAGTGCATTTTCAGTGCAATGCAAGTCTATGTATCTGAAAGATAATCAACATTTCTTGAACttaaaaagtcaacttttaaaacatcaaatcaacaaGTTAACAGTTACTATCCAAATGTTCTATCTTTCAATAACAGGtccatttattttaacaatgtaattataataatgttgAAATTTACCATGATAGAGCATATTTTATTCTCCATGTGCTTACAAGTTATGCTGAAGTAATAATTTGtattaaaatggatttaaattCTTACCCTTCGGTCTCCTCCGAGCTGAAAGAGTCTCCTGATaattggaaaagaaaagattgtaaaatttataaaatacattttctactatcactttatatgttttatacataACGCTAATCAACAATTAGTTATAATagatttataattattatttatgaaattaCAACATCACAATAACCACAAGAAATGTAGTGACAAGATTATTTGAAGTAACAAAACCGAATTAACTAAAAACGAGGTGCTCCTGTTCTTCTTTAGGAATTAGGATAATGACATACATGTAAAAGCTCATGtatgcattttatgttttggtgCATGTTAGTATACAGTTGGggggaaaaagatgaagaaagtaaaaaaaaaaagggggtgtctaaaatattttatatatattgtggGAGAAGAGGTATTGAAACTGACCAGACTGTATCTGGTTTCTTTCATTACTGGTAATTTTATTACAATCTCCCCAGAGTATGCCTTTACAGTAATTCTATTTTTTCAACATACCATATTGTGCTTCCAGCGCCTCTCGCTCTGTCTGCTCCTGCTGTACCGCCAACGTGATTGCATTTGCCTGTTGACTTGACtctctgtaataaaacacagttcAAGGTATATATGCAAACCCTTTACAATTCAGCATTGTTAagtatattttagtttagtaaacatgcatgcagaaaataacacacagcGCAAATTactaagaaaaaaatgactagATTAACACTTACTTTTGATTGCCCAAAGCTGGGTAACCTGTtgatatataaaacattattttgatgTGAAATGAACCATGTATACTAATAGAATTATGGTCATAGATCATTATTCATACGTATCTATTTTAGAAGCATTTCCTCTATAAAACAATACGACAGGAGCAACCAAAATAGATCTTAACTGATTTGCTGATTTCAATTTGCCTCTGATCATCTGACCTTGTTTTTTGACGCACCACAGACACAGGCCCAGTAACAACAAGATGAATGTCATTCCACAAGAGACAAGCAATCGGAGAAACAAACTCTCTGGAAAGCAAAATAGACATGTCAGCCCCAACATGATGAATATTCTTATGTttcaagatatatatattataattaaaaaatatatctataatttcttaaaaacttttttttccagatgccACTTTGTAGGTGCTGTTGTCAGGATGCCCTCACCTCTGACCTCGACAAATACTGAGTTATTTCCGTCAAGTATTTTCTGATGCTCTTGGATGCATTTAGATGGCAGCACCACACAGCTGTAATGACCCGAATCCCTCAAGATGGCACCTTCGATGGTGAAAGTTGCCTCCATCTCCATGACATTAAATGGTTGAACTTGAAG
Proteins encoded in this window:
- the LOC113745059 gene encoding uncharacterized protein LOC113745059, which codes for MNIITILVCALVNQAASQTNEFNLTDMSPARILVQQKTISESSDLYATCSTFGFKKQIMVYVYLCKDDRLYEKIQQKSDQYDTMFTISSVGLNVSGNYSCVYSTNEYLPDQVAKRGENIIQIQVIANFLPADISVAGLSTLGEGDNVTLRCTLSVPPLTLGDCKFIQSYLTRNGNILQVQPFNVMEMEATFTIEGAILRDSGHYSCVVLPSKCIQEHQKILDGNNSVFVEVRESLFLRLLVSCGMTFILLLLGLCLWCVKKQGYPALGNQKESSQQANAITLAVQQEQTEREALEAQYGDSFSSEETEGYQNAVSAEEGVYSCADDLPVRTRTECLYAMPDKTTPCSPDPTFS